Proteins encoded by one window of Maniola hyperantus chromosome 10, iAphHyp1.2, whole genome shotgun sequence:
- the LOC117985949 gene encoding reticulocyte-binding protein 2-like isoform X2, whose protein sequence is MWSTALDVLLTTLRYIAPATLLTLFWGQQSFLFKLLKYIDSAVRPLIFSSEEQKQTVLQWLGEAGPVRVDKLEVVWRHGWILCGVLDAALPGACAGHPPTRLSIKHAQSIADNYLGVEPVFSRQELESNDSLSRHQEWKFIHYLESVRLALSKLTPPTPKSTNSPTPQTTADEEVTQFTLDYIARGSGLVAAQINHKIYFKIYPTAQQSLDPSEINILIHGPKNTYGIAVLPPILGKAQMIRQNLLGLQSKICYTEKVLPITQGTTYLRSYGIHDMNKTFYIPKTKYDIDIDIELKHDHARVGYIASLEGKYEISITSKGQNVVGSPFNVIVSNNIVENLERDNFCLEDGEEVDIVDVKTDRKVVLRIVDFVTEKMLLNENGTFEKISDEEARYLMQTEKVNVLSKHVENSRLKNNEVKSKSISNKFYQTAKTVLTLCRICRIFKNCHDKNLKRNDKDHKDLRQKQGIPDILNSTFDDSQLKSHNLLKNTNRIIVPENISVSLLTERPKTLVKEKKLIDTSDMDMHDHIDSLENYNILKVDPFEDDTMSIDTVQSNNPFVNDIYDESYTVKKGLRALVPKVFETHNSQNEETENLTTELYIDRQFETSNQNINPFNDTTELERPKTPVYKIISGELTNRNDSVYINSEQAFLTDESTCSSFTNPFLKHETETTDLYREKPDFIIGAPVSLPPVNFVPSGKTNIEIMPSEKKNKTNKEKEITGSHFEKDFSTKDSSVSSLDSNLTQDIIIIPRTSPTPTTITQSQSSRETSPRKDTWDSAYVSIDDSNCLSENETFNKRKSPLSEELSRMGPAEREIWHNDSELKDIAYIDEDHRSYKHDLKRPEFTPIIEENERNITSDTKDGTYGNNTDIDSVAATFSELNDIYDDLYTNSENVSVTTTQDDKLQNLGIDYTLQGNDIRVNSASALLADVKRHAKKFEGEISEVQVNATESFSVSPSLHAKGNADYQEQNNNDEIQFCDRILHSNIVLEKKKYWDDRIRQIEAKSEEIRLFQNKRRLTSKHLRRNDSISKRKGKKIVQHLLKSGHDDYEIYTKSNTENTDFIKTQAYVENVKPANSSEENTTAPNNYDLITCFGTKPAKNKKQSTIESLNEVKETISKFANVDITDKGSKQVSNSSVELKQELSEKVFQAFETSPKRFFGTSRKHILNKIDTFSGTPDVQKQSGKDVSCVNHESGLVSSRISMFHNISQTEELPYPQRKSTSMHNVSHQSSERNITLDRLNRDSKEEVQEDKKVSNEIFLDCANNLKLNKNNQVQSSYSPLKEKRARLIQSANNKSFDETLCPKRNNIDSENNYVKRTIKGYDKQSNSQFQSSTSKLKSISKSEMDIFNKTTVTIPDQDLDKHKSYEELPKVSVKKFISLYEDVSKTSNNKPSPIKNIHSIKPTESSNNQVPISTEGTTKVNANEAPVQQPSSSSSSSTAQLGNTDTSTLGKTKITEEGMVISTNQNIYSSLNFKDKEGKYLSLSDIDIEIIDNDRERKESSPKGETAHLDYKNRFSKAKQFFQSLEELRDERRLKKFGLNSFENSSSIESLDDNRRRKRNNIKKSNSMPSSEIAKAWNQLQEQKEESKKLVKISEKFNVDDLFEDVMDGRLSRQGSLRGIPHKKAVLETFRSMENVSDCKLNSYEMAESQLNDFAKDKMKNAQSYLNEYPYLPTTDPSKYHSRLDVNAPGLITFKELRKIPRRNSVPNVRLNPTFTADL, encoded by the exons ATGTGGTCAACCGCGCTGGACGTGCTACTAACAACATTGCGGTACATCGCCCCTGCTACTCTGCTCACTCTCTTCTGGGGACAGCAGAGCTTCCTGTTCAAGCTCCTGAAGTACATCGACTCGGCTGTCAGACCTT TGATATTTTCGAGTGAAGAACAGAAACAAACCGTGCTACAATGGCTTGGAGAAGCGGGCCCAGTCCGAGTGGACAAGCTTGAAGTGGTATGGAGACATGGCTGGATACTCTGCGGGGTGCTAGATGCGGCTCTACCAGGAGCCTGCGCTGGACACCCACCCACAAGATTGTCGATCAAGCATGCGCAATCGATTGCCGATAATTATCTTGGTGTTGAGCCT GTATTTTCCCGTCAAGAGCTTGAATCGAATGATTCTCTAAGTAGACACCAAGAATGGAAATTCATACATTACTTAGAAAGCGTTCGGTTGGCTCTGTCCAAACTGACACCACCGACACCTAAATCAACAAACTCACCAACACCGCAAACTACCGCCGACGAAGAGGTCACACAATTTACTCTTGACTACATCGCTAGGGGATCAGGTCTGGTAGCAGCACAAATCAATcacaaaatatatttcaaaatatatcCAACCGCCCAACAATCTTTGGATCCAagtgaaattaatattttgatacACGGACCTAAAAACACTTACGGGATAGCAGTATTACCACCAATACTGGGTAAAGCTCAGATGATAAGACAAAATCTATTAGGACTGCAATCTAAAATATGTTACACTGAAAAAGTTCTACCAATTACCCAAGGAACCACATATCTTCGATCATATGGTATTCATGATATGAACAAAACATTTTACATCCCAAAAACGAAATATGACATAGATATAGACATTGAATTAAAACATGATCATGCTAGAGTTGGTTACATTGCAAGCTTAGAAGGCAAATATGAAATATCAATAACAAGCAAAGGGCAAAATGTGGTTGGTTCGCCGTTCAATGTAATTGTCTCTAATAACATAGTAGAAAATCTAGAACGAGACAATTTTTGCTTAGAAGACGGTGAAGAAGTAGATATAGTGGATGTTAAAACAGACAGAAAAGTAGTTTTGAGGATTGTGGATTTTGTTACGGAAAAAATGCTGCTGAATGAAAATGGTACTTTTGAAAAGATAAGTGATGAAGAGGCTCGATATTTAATGCAGACTGAAAAAGTAAATGTTCTAAGCAAACACGTTGAAAATAGTAGATTAAAAAACAATGAAGTAAAGAGTAAATCCATATCGAATAAGTTTTATCAAACAGCAAAAACAGTTTTAACTTTATGCCGTATttgtagaatttttaaaaactgtcatgACAAAAATCTTAAAAGAAATGATAAAGATCATAAAGACTTACGGCAAAAGCAAGGTATACCTGATATACTAAATTCAACATTCGACGATAGTCAACTGAAGAGTCACAACTTATTAAAAAACACCAATAGGATCATTGTTCCAGAGAATATTTCAGTCTCACTTTTAACTGAAAGGCCTAAAACATTAgtaaaagaaaagaaattaaTCGATACTTCAGACATGGACATGCATGATCACATAGATAGTTTAGAGAACTACAATATATTAAAAGTAGATCCTTTTGAAGATGATACAATGTCTATAGATACGGTTCAATCAAATAATCCATTTGTAAATGACATATACGACGAAAGTTATACAGTAAAGAAAGGGCTAAGGGCCTTAGTACCGAAGGTATTCGAAACACATAATTCACAAAATGAAGAAACAGAAAATCTAACAACAGAGTTATATATCGATCGTCAGTTTGAAACGAGTAATCAAAATATTAATCCATTTAATGATACCACTGAATTAGAACGACCAAAAACACCAGTCTATAAAATAATTTCTGGAGAGTTGACAAACCGCAATGATTCAGTTTATATCAACTCAGAACAAGCGTTTTTGACGGACGAAAGTACATGCAGCAGTTTTACAAACCCCTTCCTCAAACATGAAACAGAAACCACAGACTTGTATCGAGAAAAACCTGATTTTATTATAGGAGCACCAGTTTCTTTACCTCCTGTTAATTTTGTTCCATCTGGAAAAACAAATATAGAAATAATGCCGtcagaaaagaaaaataaaacaaacaaagaaaAGGAAATAACAGGCAGTCATTTTGAAAAGGACTTTTCAACAAAAGACAGCTCTGTTAGCAGTTTAGATTCAAATTTGACTcaggatattattataattcccCGTACTAGCCCTACTCCTACAACAATCACCCAATCTCAATCAAGTAGGGAAACGTCACCCAGAAAAGATACATGGGATTCAGCTTACGTAAGCATAGACGACAGCAACTGTTTATCGGAAAATGAAACCTTTAACAAACGAAAGTCACCTTTATCAGAAGAGTTATCCAGAATGGGTCCAGCTGAAAGAGAAATTTGGCATAACGATAGTGAATTAAAAGATATTGCCTATATAGACGAAGATCATAGATCATACAAGCATGATCTCAAGCGTCCGGAATTCACGCCAATAATTGAAGAGAACGAAAGGAATATAACATCTGACACGAAGGATGGTACTTATGGTAATAATACTGATATTGATTCAGTGGCAGCTACATTTTCCGAATTAAACGATATTTACGACGACCTTTATACAAATTCTGAAAACGTTTCAGTAACTACTACTCAAGATGATAAATTGCAAAATTTAGGTATTGATTATACCCTACAAGGAAACGATATTCGTGTCAATTCGGCATCTGCATTATTAGCAGATGTGAAGAGACATGCGAAAAAATTTGAAGGAGAGATTTCTGAGGTTCAGGTAAATGCCACTGAATCATTTTCAGTAAGTCCAAGCCTTCATGCTAAAGGTAATGCAGATTACCAAGAACAAAACAATAACGACGAAATTCAGTTTTGTGATCGAATATTACATTCTAACATCGtgttagaaaagaaaaagtattGGGACGATAGAATAAGACAGATCGAAGCCAAATCAGAAGAAATTAGacttttccaaaataaaagaAGATTAACATCGAAACATCTAAGGCGTAACGATTCTATTAGTAAAAGAAAAGGCAAAAAAATAGTCCAACATCTTTTGAAGTCTGGTCATGATGACTATGAAATATATACGAAATCGAATACAGAAAACACAGACTTTATTAAAACACAAGCTTATGTCGAAAATGTGAAACCTGCAAACTCTTCTGAAGAAAATACAACTGCACCAAATAATTATGATTTAATAACTTGTTTTGGCACAAAAccagcaaaaaataaaaagcaatCAACGATAGAGTCATTAAACGAGGTAAAAGAAACTATCAGTAAATTTGCTAACGTTGATATTACTGATAAAGGTAGTAAACAAGTGTCAAATTCCAGTGTGGAATTAAAGCAAGAATTATCCGAGAAGGTTTTTCAAGCCTTTGAAACAAGTCCTAAAAGGTTTTTTGGCACAAGTAGAAAGCATATTTTAAATAAGATCGATACGTTTTCAGGGACACCTGATGTTCAGAAACAATCAGGGAAAGATGTCAGCTGTGTAAACCATGAAAGTGGCCTAGTATCTAGTAGAATATCCATGTTTCATAATATATCTCAAACAGAAGAATTACCGTATCCACAAAGAAAAAGTACATCAATGCATAACGTTTCTCATCAGAGCAGTGAAAGAAATATAACTTTAGATCGACTAAATAGGGATTCAAAAGAAGAAGTACAAGAAGACAAGAAAGTTTCTAATGAAATATTTCTTGACTGCGCTAATAATctaaaattaaacaagaataatcAAGTCCAGAGTAGTTATTCTCCTTTGAAAGAAAAGAGGGCTAGATTAATACAAAGTGCAAACAATAAAAGTTTCGATGAGACTCTGTGTCCGAAGCGTAATAATATTGATAgtgaaaataattatgttaaaagaACAATAAAAGGCTATGACAAACAAAGCAATTCACAATTTCAATCTTCaacaagtaaattaaaatctatCAGTAAATCAGAAATGGATATATTCAATAAGACAACTGTTACAATACCGGATCAAGATTTAGATAAACATAAATCATATGAAGAGTTACCAAAAGtatctgtaaaaaaattcatatcaCTTTATGAAGATGTTTCTAAGACCTCAAATAATAAGCCGAGTCCgataaaaaacattcacagtatAAAGCCTACAGAGTCCTCGAATAATCAAGTTCCGATCTCGACAGAAG GGACGACGAAAGTCAATGCTAATGAGGCTCCGGTGCAacaaccatcatcatcatcatcatcatcgacagCCCAATTGGGAAACACAGACACATCGACATTaggcaaaacaaaaataacagaAGAAGGTATGGTTATTTCTACCAATCAAAATATATATAGCTCTCTTAATTTCAAAGATAAGGAAGGAAAGTACTTAAGTCTAtcagatatagatatagaaatTATAGATAACGATCGAGAAAGGAAAGAATCTTCGCCTAAAGGGGAAACGGCACACCTAGATTACAAAAATCGTTTTTCAAAGGCAAAGCAATTTTTCCAATCCTTAGAAGAACTTCGGGATGAGAGAAGATTAAAGAAATTTGGTCTGAATTCCTTTGAAAATAGCAGCTCTATTGAATCTCTTGATGATAATAGAAGACGTAAAAGAAACAATatcaaaaaatctaattccatgcCATCATCTGAAATCGCAAAAGCCTGGAACCAGCTGCAAGAGCAGAAAGAAGAAAGTAAGAAATTAGTTAAGATATCCGAAAAGTTTAACGTGGACGATTTGTTTGAAGACGTCATGGACGGCAGACTTAGTCGCCAGGGAAGTTTACGGGGCATACCCCATAAAAAGGCTGTTCTTGAAACCTTCAGATCCATGGAAAATGTATCAGattgtaaattaaattcttATGAAATGGCAGAATCGCAGTTAAATGATTTCGCTAAAGATAAAATGAAAAACGCACAGTCATACCTAAACGAATACCCTTACTTACCAACAACAGACCCGTCCAAATATCATTCTAGATTAGACGTAAATGCTCCAGGCTTAATAACATTTAAGGAATTACGAAAGATACCCAGAAGAAATAGCGTGCCAAATGTAAGATTAAATCCAACATTTACAGCTGATCTTTGA
- the LOC117985949 gene encoding reticulocyte-binding protein 2-like isoform X1, which produces MSDSVEELSRQYMENVWDNHVRSIGLFPIPEYPEFEAERGMWSTALDVLLTTLRYIAPATLLTLFWGQQSFLFKLLKYIDSAVRPLIFSSEEQKQTVLQWLGEAGPVRVDKLEVVWRHGWILCGVLDAALPGACAGHPPTRLSIKHAQSIADNYLGVEPVFSRQELESNDSLSRHQEWKFIHYLESVRLALSKLTPPTPKSTNSPTPQTTADEEVTQFTLDYIARGSGLVAAQINHKIYFKIYPTAQQSLDPSEINILIHGPKNTYGIAVLPPILGKAQMIRQNLLGLQSKICYTEKVLPITQGTTYLRSYGIHDMNKTFYIPKTKYDIDIDIELKHDHARVGYIASLEGKYEISITSKGQNVVGSPFNVIVSNNIVENLERDNFCLEDGEEVDIVDVKTDRKVVLRIVDFVTEKMLLNENGTFEKISDEEARYLMQTEKVNVLSKHVENSRLKNNEVKSKSISNKFYQTAKTVLTLCRICRIFKNCHDKNLKRNDKDHKDLRQKQGIPDILNSTFDDSQLKSHNLLKNTNRIIVPENISVSLLTERPKTLVKEKKLIDTSDMDMHDHIDSLENYNILKVDPFEDDTMSIDTVQSNNPFVNDIYDESYTVKKGLRALVPKVFETHNSQNEETENLTTELYIDRQFETSNQNINPFNDTTELERPKTPVYKIISGELTNRNDSVYINSEQAFLTDESTCSSFTNPFLKHETETTDLYREKPDFIIGAPVSLPPVNFVPSGKTNIEIMPSEKKNKTNKEKEITGSHFEKDFSTKDSSVSSLDSNLTQDIIIIPRTSPTPTTITQSQSSRETSPRKDTWDSAYVSIDDSNCLSENETFNKRKSPLSEELSRMGPAEREIWHNDSELKDIAYIDEDHRSYKHDLKRPEFTPIIEENERNITSDTKDGTYGNNTDIDSVAATFSELNDIYDDLYTNSENVSVTTTQDDKLQNLGIDYTLQGNDIRVNSASALLADVKRHAKKFEGEISEVQVNATESFSVSPSLHAKGNADYQEQNNNDEIQFCDRILHSNIVLEKKKYWDDRIRQIEAKSEEIRLFQNKRRLTSKHLRRNDSISKRKGKKIVQHLLKSGHDDYEIYTKSNTENTDFIKTQAYVENVKPANSSEENTTAPNNYDLITCFGTKPAKNKKQSTIESLNEVKETISKFANVDITDKGSKQVSNSSVELKQELSEKVFQAFETSPKRFFGTSRKHILNKIDTFSGTPDVQKQSGKDVSCVNHESGLVSSRISMFHNISQTEELPYPQRKSTSMHNVSHQSSERNITLDRLNRDSKEEVQEDKKVSNEIFLDCANNLKLNKNNQVQSSYSPLKEKRARLIQSANNKSFDETLCPKRNNIDSENNYVKRTIKGYDKQSNSQFQSSTSKLKSISKSEMDIFNKTTVTIPDQDLDKHKSYEELPKVSVKKFISLYEDVSKTSNNKPSPIKNIHSIKPTESSNNQVPISTEGTTKVNANEAPVQQPSSSSSSSTAQLGNTDTSTLGKTKITEEGMVISTNQNIYSSLNFKDKEGKYLSLSDIDIEIIDNDRERKESSPKGETAHLDYKNRFSKAKQFFQSLEELRDERRLKKFGLNSFENSSSIESLDDNRRRKRNNIKKSNSMPSSEIAKAWNQLQEQKEESKKLVKISEKFNVDDLFEDVMDGRLSRQGSLRGIPHKKAVLETFRSMENVSDCKLNSYEMAESQLNDFAKDKMKNAQSYLNEYPYLPTTDPSKYHSRLDVNAPGLITFKELRKIPRRNSVPNVRLNPTFTADL; this is translated from the exons ATGTCCGACAGCGTTGAAGAGTTATCCAGACAATATATGGAAAATGTGTGGGATAACCACGTCAGAAGTATTG GATTATTCCCTATCCCCGAGTATCCAGAGTTCGAGGCGGAGCGCGGCATGTGGTCAACCGCGCTGGACGTGCTACTAACAACATTGCGGTACATCGCCCCTGCTACTCTGCTCACTCTCTTCTGGGGACAGCAGAGCTTCCTGTTCAAGCTCCTGAAGTACATCGACTCGGCTGTCAGACCTT TGATATTTTCGAGTGAAGAACAGAAACAAACCGTGCTACAATGGCTTGGAGAAGCGGGCCCAGTCCGAGTGGACAAGCTTGAAGTGGTATGGAGACATGGCTGGATACTCTGCGGGGTGCTAGATGCGGCTCTACCAGGAGCCTGCGCTGGACACCCACCCACAAGATTGTCGATCAAGCATGCGCAATCGATTGCCGATAATTATCTTGGTGTTGAGCCT GTATTTTCCCGTCAAGAGCTTGAATCGAATGATTCTCTAAGTAGACACCAAGAATGGAAATTCATACATTACTTAGAAAGCGTTCGGTTGGCTCTGTCCAAACTGACACCACCGACACCTAAATCAACAAACTCACCAACACCGCAAACTACCGCCGACGAAGAGGTCACACAATTTACTCTTGACTACATCGCTAGGGGATCAGGTCTGGTAGCAGCACAAATCAATcacaaaatatatttcaaaatatatcCAACCGCCCAACAATCTTTGGATCCAagtgaaattaatattttgatacACGGACCTAAAAACACTTACGGGATAGCAGTATTACCACCAATACTGGGTAAAGCTCAGATGATAAGACAAAATCTATTAGGACTGCAATCTAAAATATGTTACACTGAAAAAGTTCTACCAATTACCCAAGGAACCACATATCTTCGATCATATGGTATTCATGATATGAACAAAACATTTTACATCCCAAAAACGAAATATGACATAGATATAGACATTGAATTAAAACATGATCATGCTAGAGTTGGTTACATTGCAAGCTTAGAAGGCAAATATGAAATATCAATAACAAGCAAAGGGCAAAATGTGGTTGGTTCGCCGTTCAATGTAATTGTCTCTAATAACATAGTAGAAAATCTAGAACGAGACAATTTTTGCTTAGAAGACGGTGAAGAAGTAGATATAGTGGATGTTAAAACAGACAGAAAAGTAGTTTTGAGGATTGTGGATTTTGTTACGGAAAAAATGCTGCTGAATGAAAATGGTACTTTTGAAAAGATAAGTGATGAAGAGGCTCGATATTTAATGCAGACTGAAAAAGTAAATGTTCTAAGCAAACACGTTGAAAATAGTAGATTAAAAAACAATGAAGTAAAGAGTAAATCCATATCGAATAAGTTTTATCAAACAGCAAAAACAGTTTTAACTTTATGCCGTATttgtagaatttttaaaaactgtcatgACAAAAATCTTAAAAGAAATGATAAAGATCATAAAGACTTACGGCAAAAGCAAGGTATACCTGATATACTAAATTCAACATTCGACGATAGTCAACTGAAGAGTCACAACTTATTAAAAAACACCAATAGGATCATTGTTCCAGAGAATATTTCAGTCTCACTTTTAACTGAAAGGCCTAAAACATTAgtaaaagaaaagaaattaaTCGATACTTCAGACATGGACATGCATGATCACATAGATAGTTTAGAGAACTACAATATATTAAAAGTAGATCCTTTTGAAGATGATACAATGTCTATAGATACGGTTCAATCAAATAATCCATTTGTAAATGACATATACGACGAAAGTTATACAGTAAAGAAAGGGCTAAGGGCCTTAGTACCGAAGGTATTCGAAACACATAATTCACAAAATGAAGAAACAGAAAATCTAACAACAGAGTTATATATCGATCGTCAGTTTGAAACGAGTAATCAAAATATTAATCCATTTAATGATACCACTGAATTAGAACGACCAAAAACACCAGTCTATAAAATAATTTCTGGAGAGTTGACAAACCGCAATGATTCAGTTTATATCAACTCAGAACAAGCGTTTTTGACGGACGAAAGTACATGCAGCAGTTTTACAAACCCCTTCCTCAAACATGAAACAGAAACCACAGACTTGTATCGAGAAAAACCTGATTTTATTATAGGAGCACCAGTTTCTTTACCTCCTGTTAATTTTGTTCCATCTGGAAAAACAAATATAGAAATAATGCCGtcagaaaagaaaaataaaacaaacaaagaaaAGGAAATAACAGGCAGTCATTTTGAAAAGGACTTTTCAACAAAAGACAGCTCTGTTAGCAGTTTAGATTCAAATTTGACTcaggatattattataattcccCGTACTAGCCCTACTCCTACAACAATCACCCAATCTCAATCAAGTAGGGAAACGTCACCCAGAAAAGATACATGGGATTCAGCTTACGTAAGCATAGACGACAGCAACTGTTTATCGGAAAATGAAACCTTTAACAAACGAAAGTCACCTTTATCAGAAGAGTTATCCAGAATGGGTCCAGCTGAAAGAGAAATTTGGCATAACGATAGTGAATTAAAAGATATTGCCTATATAGACGAAGATCATAGATCATACAAGCATGATCTCAAGCGTCCGGAATTCACGCCAATAATTGAAGAGAACGAAAGGAATATAACATCTGACACGAAGGATGGTACTTATGGTAATAATACTGATATTGATTCAGTGGCAGCTACATTTTCCGAATTAAACGATATTTACGACGACCTTTATACAAATTCTGAAAACGTTTCAGTAACTACTACTCAAGATGATAAATTGCAAAATTTAGGTATTGATTATACCCTACAAGGAAACGATATTCGTGTCAATTCGGCATCTGCATTATTAGCAGATGTGAAGAGACATGCGAAAAAATTTGAAGGAGAGATTTCTGAGGTTCAGGTAAATGCCACTGAATCATTTTCAGTAAGTCCAAGCCTTCATGCTAAAGGTAATGCAGATTACCAAGAACAAAACAATAACGACGAAATTCAGTTTTGTGATCGAATATTACATTCTAACATCGtgttagaaaagaaaaagtattGGGACGATAGAATAAGACAGATCGAAGCCAAATCAGAAGAAATTAGacttttccaaaataaaagaAGATTAACATCGAAACATCTAAGGCGTAACGATTCTATTAGTAAAAGAAAAGGCAAAAAAATAGTCCAACATCTTTTGAAGTCTGGTCATGATGACTATGAAATATATACGAAATCGAATACAGAAAACACAGACTTTATTAAAACACAAGCTTATGTCGAAAATGTGAAACCTGCAAACTCTTCTGAAGAAAATACAACTGCACCAAATAATTATGATTTAATAACTTGTTTTGGCACAAAAccagcaaaaaataaaaagcaatCAACGATAGAGTCATTAAACGAGGTAAAAGAAACTATCAGTAAATTTGCTAACGTTGATATTACTGATAAAGGTAGTAAACAAGTGTCAAATTCCAGTGTGGAATTAAAGCAAGAATTATCCGAGAAGGTTTTTCAAGCCTTTGAAACAAGTCCTAAAAGGTTTTTTGGCACAAGTAGAAAGCATATTTTAAATAAGATCGATACGTTTTCAGGGACACCTGATGTTCAGAAACAATCAGGGAAAGATGTCAGCTGTGTAAACCATGAAAGTGGCCTAGTATCTAGTAGAATATCCATGTTTCATAATATATCTCAAACAGAAGAATTACCGTATCCACAAAGAAAAAGTACATCAATGCATAACGTTTCTCATCAGAGCAGTGAAAGAAATATAACTTTAGATCGACTAAATAGGGATTCAAAAGAAGAAGTACAAGAAGACAAGAAAGTTTCTAATGAAATATTTCTTGACTGCGCTAATAATctaaaattaaacaagaataatcAAGTCCAGAGTAGTTATTCTCCTTTGAAAGAAAAGAGGGCTAGATTAATACAAAGTGCAAACAATAAAAGTTTCGATGAGACTCTGTGTCCGAAGCGTAATAATATTGATAgtgaaaataattatgttaaaagaACAATAAAAGGCTATGACAAACAAAGCAATTCACAATTTCAATCTTCaacaagtaaattaaaatctatCAGTAAATCAGAAATGGATATATTCAATAAGACAACTGTTACAATACCGGATCAAGATTTAGATAAACATAAATCATATGAAGAGTTACCAAAAGtatctgtaaaaaaattcatatcaCTTTATGAAGATGTTTCTAAGACCTCAAATAATAAGCCGAGTCCgataaaaaacattcacagtatAAAGCCTACAGAGTCCTCGAATAATCAAGTTCCGATCTCGACAGAAG GGACGACGAAAGTCAATGCTAATGAGGCTCCGGTGCAacaaccatcatcatcatcatcatcatcgacagCCCAATTGGGAAACACAGACACATCGACATTaggcaaaacaaaaataacagaAGAAGGTATGGTTATTTCTACCAATCAAAATATATATAGCTCTCTTAATTTCAAAGATAAGGAAGGAAAGTACTTAAGTCTAtcagatatagatatagaaatTATAGATAACGATCGAGAAAGGAAAGAATCTTCGCCTAAAGGGGAAACGGCACACCTAGATTACAAAAATCGTTTTTCAAAGGCAAAGCAATTTTTCCAATCCTTAGAAGAACTTCGGGATGAGAGAAGATTAAAGAAATTTGGTCTGAATTCCTTTGAAAATAGCAGCTCTATTGAATCTCTTGATGATAATAGAAGACGTAAAAGAAACAATatcaaaaaatctaattccatgcCATCATCTGAAATCGCAAAAGCCTGGAACCAGCTGCAAGAGCAGAAAGAAGAAAGTAAGAAATTAGTTAAGATATCCGAAAAGTTTAACGTGGACGATTTGTTTGAAGACGTCATGGACGGCAGACTTAGTCGCCAGGGAAGTTTACGGGGCATACCCCATAAAAAGGCTGTTCTTGAAACCTTCAGATCCATGGAAAATGTATCAGattgtaaattaaattcttATGAAATGGCAGAATCGCAGTTAAATGATTTCGCTAAAGATAAAATGAAAAACGCACAGTCATACCTAAACGAATACCCTTACTTACCAACAACAGACCCGTCCAAATATCATTCTAGATTAGACGTAAATGCTCCAGGCTTAATAACATTTAAGGAATTACGAAAGATACCCAGAAGAAATAGCGTGCCAAATGTAAGATTAAATCCAACATTTACAGCTGATCTTTGA